From the genome of Odocoileus virginianus isolate 20LAN1187 ecotype Illinois chromosome 16, Ovbor_1.2, whole genome shotgun sequence, one region includes:
- the SLC25A29 gene encoding mitochondrial basic amino acids transporter isoform X2, producing the protein MALDFLAGCAGGVAGVLVGHPFDTVKVRLQVQSVEKPQYRGTLHCFQAIIKQESVLGLYRGLGSPLLGLTFINALVFGVQGNALRALGRDSPLNQFLAGAAAGAIQCVICCPMELAKTRLQLQEAGPARTYRGPLDCLAQIYRQEGLRGVNRGMASTLLRETPSFGVYFLTYDVLTRALGCEPGDRLLVPKLLLAGGTSGIASWLSTYPVDVVKSRLQADGLQGAPRYRGIVDCMQQSYRAEGWRVFTRGLASTLLRAFPVNAATFATVTVVLSYARGEEARLEGDAGSAALAQPSSL; encoded by the exons ATGGCGCTCGACTTTCTGGCTGGATGCGCTGGGG GTGTGGCAGGCGTGCTGGTGGGACACCCGTTTGACACGGTCAAG GTGCGGCTTCAGGTCCAGAGTGTGGAGAAGCCCCAATACCGAGGGACCTTGCACTGCTTCCAGGCCATCATCAAGCAGGAGAGT GTGCTGGGCCTGTACCGAGGCCTGGGGTCGCCGCTCCTGGGGCTGACCTTCATCAACGCGCTGGTGTTCGGAGTGCAGGGCAACGCCCTGCGGGCGCTGGGCCGGGACTCGCCACTGAACCAGTTCCTGGCGGGCGCGGCGGCAGGGGCCATCCAGTGTGTCATCTGCTGCCCCATGGAGCTGGCCAAGACGCGGCTGCAGCTGCAGGAGGCGGGCCCGGCGCGCACCTACCGCGGGCCCCTGGACTGCCTGGCACAGATCTACCGGCAGGAGGGCCTGCGCGGCGTCAACCGGGGCATGGCATCCACACTGCTGCGCGAGACGCCCAGCTTCGGCGTCTACTTCCTCACCTACGACGTGCTGACGCGCGCGCTGGGCTGCGAGCCGGGCGACCGCCTGCTGGTGCCCAAGCTGCTGCTGGCGGGCGGCACGTCGGGCATCGCGTCCTGGCTCTCCACCTACCCCGTGGACGTGGTCAAGTCGCGGCTGCAGGCCGACGGGCTGCAGGGGGCGCCACGCTACCGGGGCATCGTCGACTGCATGCAACAGAGCTACCGCGCCGAGGGCTGGCGCGTCTTCACGCGGGGGCTGGCCTCCACGCTGCTGCGCGCCTTCCCGGTCAACGCCGCCACCTTCGCCACCGTCACCGTGGTGCTCAGCTACGCGCGCGGCGAGGAGGCCCGGCTCGAGGGCGACGCCGGCTCCGCCGCCCTGGCCCAGCCCTCCAGCCTGTGA
- the SLC25A29 gene encoding mitochondrial basic amino acids transporter isoform X1, with translation MAQISSPLPGIPKAIESSLAPCLMGPTSGLLERVSPGVLRAGPRELGTLTPRGHLTYTGSSFQVRLQVQSVEKPQYRGTLHCFQAIIKQESVLGLYRGLGSPLLGLTFINALVFGVQGNALRALGRDSPLNQFLAGAAAGAIQCVICCPMELAKTRLQLQEAGPARTYRGPLDCLAQIYRQEGLRGVNRGMASTLLRETPSFGVYFLTYDVLTRALGCEPGDRLLVPKLLLAGGTSGIASWLSTYPVDVVKSRLQADGLQGAPRYRGIVDCMQQSYRAEGWRVFTRGLASTLLRAFPVNAATFATVTVVLSYARGEEARLEGDAGSAALAQPSSL, from the exons ATGGCACAGATATccagccccctccctgggattccaAAAGCCATAGAAAGCTCCTTGGCTCCCTGCCTCATGGGTCCAACCTCAGGCCTCCTGGAGAGAGTCTCCCCGGGGGTCCTGCGTGCCGGCCCCAGAGAGCTGGGCACTCTGACTCCACGCGGCCACTTGACTTACACTGGGTCCTCCTTCCAGGTGCGGCTTCAGGTCCAGAGTGTGGAGAAGCCCCAATACCGAGGGACCTTGCACTGCTTCCAGGCCATCATCAAGCAGGAGAGT GTGCTGGGCCTGTACCGAGGCCTGGGGTCGCCGCTCCTGGGGCTGACCTTCATCAACGCGCTGGTGTTCGGAGTGCAGGGCAACGCCCTGCGGGCGCTGGGCCGGGACTCGCCACTGAACCAGTTCCTGGCGGGCGCGGCGGCAGGGGCCATCCAGTGTGTCATCTGCTGCCCCATGGAGCTGGCCAAGACGCGGCTGCAGCTGCAGGAGGCGGGCCCGGCGCGCACCTACCGCGGGCCCCTGGACTGCCTGGCACAGATCTACCGGCAGGAGGGCCTGCGCGGCGTCAACCGGGGCATGGCATCCACACTGCTGCGCGAGACGCCCAGCTTCGGCGTCTACTTCCTCACCTACGACGTGCTGACGCGCGCGCTGGGCTGCGAGCCGGGCGACCGCCTGCTGGTGCCCAAGCTGCTGCTGGCGGGCGGCACGTCGGGCATCGCGTCCTGGCTCTCCACCTACCCCGTGGACGTGGTCAAGTCGCGGCTGCAGGCCGACGGGCTGCAGGGGGCGCCACGCTACCGGGGCATCGTCGACTGCATGCAACAGAGCTACCGCGCCGAGGGCTGGCGCGTCTTCACGCGGGGGCTGGCCTCCACGCTGCTGCGCGCCTTCCCGGTCAACGCCGCCACCTTCGCCACCGTCACCGTGGTGCTCAGCTACGCGCGCGGCGAGGAGGCCCGGCTCGAGGGCGACGCCGGCTCCGCCGCCCTGGCCCAGCCCTCCAGCCTGTGA